One genomic segment of Methanobrevibacter ruminantium includes these proteins:
- a CDS encoding pseudomurein-binding repeat-containing protein: protein MISVKNLTLLLAVLLMGFCLITSVSAMDIDDSSSIDDSNDLSGASVSSGSDYVASDSNSNNLESENAGSSNVNSENEVLNTDNTVEDSDSEHNSNIANNKAVLGASSQSDSAVLEANAKVKTTLKGSSSSIYRGNYYTLTLTDSKGKVLSGQKLSYNINGKTYTLTTDSKGSTYIQINLKEGKYTMVCSYGGSGAYDSSRLSVTLSVLKNPNAFTVKEIEDAASNVENFVLKNKRLPNTVKVGSKTLKISEFSYLSSQLISNLNSNKKGDVILLSGISDGKSSSASLKTTVYKAQYLDLAKNVVSFIGSKKVPPTEVLVKDASKKSVGNANFNLYTFAFAKILDFHKSKNYLPNYCTFESSAFNQASSLKATILKGSSNTITRGNNYKLTLTDGNGKALSGQKLSYAINGKTYTLTTDSKGSTYLQINLKAGKYPMVCSYAGSKVYKSAKNSVTLTVLDNPNAFTVKEIENAATNVKNYVLKNKRLPNTVKVGSKTLKISEFTYLSSKAVSNLNSNNKKDIVLLSGISNGASSAYSLKSTVYKAQYVDLAKRSVSNIESKKVPSNYLSVKDGSNKAGNANFNLYTFAFAKILDFHKSHNNLPNYCTFESSVYAPLKKSTSIKASSNSVNKGDAYSVTLVDNAGNGLANQKITFTLSGKTYTQTTNSKGVASLKIDLNQGTYSVVSSYAGSSIYESSKLSNTVTVKDTNRFSISEIETAATNVKNYVNSHDALPSTVTVANKKLSISQFSYLMTKAVYNINAGNTNYIALPTGISNSNSEGDSMDATVYKAQYVDLAKRVISFAESNKVPPVYAKVYSSSGKSLGNAEFDLYTYSFAKILDFHKSHKNLPNYCTFESSVFKGITVPPINISSKIPYNSSQFKAGLNEKNTESDLAKYLVGTGQSAITSSISNLASQLTKGLKTDEAKAQAIYNYVRDEIDYSYYANSKHGASGTLSVGSGNCVDQASLVVALCRASGIEARYAHAKGCRFSSGLVTGHVWAQILVNGVWYAADATSVRNKLGNIQNWNTNSYSNLNRYAAVPF from the coding sequence GGGCTTCCTCACAATCTGATAGTGCTGTTTTAGAAGCTAATGCTAAAGTTAAAACCACTCTCAAGGGAAGTTCAAGTTCCATTTACAGAGGTAATTATTATACACTTACCTTGACTGATAGCAAGGGTAAAGTATTAAGTGGTCAAAAATTGAGTTACAATATCAATGGTAAAACTTATACATTGACAACAGACTCTAAAGGTTCCACTTATATTCAAATAAACTTGAAGGAAGGTAAATACACTATGGTCTGTTCTTATGGGGGATCTGGTGCTTATGATTCTTCAAGATTATCTGTGACTTTATCTGTATTGAAAAATCCTAATGCATTCACTGTTAAGGAGATTGAAGATGCAGCTAGCAATGTTGAGAATTTTGTCTTAAAGAATAAAAGATTGCCTAATACTGTGAAAGTAGGTTCTAAAACTCTTAAGATATCTGAGTTTTCTTATCTTTCATCCCAATTGATATCAAATTTGAATTCAAATAAGAAAGGTGATGTAATACTTTTATCAGGTATTTCAGATGGCAAATCTTCTTCTGCTTCACTAAAAACTACTGTTTATAAAGCACAATATCTTGACTTAGCAAAAAATGTAGTTTCTTTCATTGGTTCTAAAAAGGTACCTCCTACTGAAGTTCTTGTTAAGGACGCTTCTAAGAAGTCTGTAGGAAATGCAAATTTCAATTTGTATACCTTTGCTTTTGCAAAAATTTTAGATTTCCATAAGTCTAAAAATTATTTGCCTAATTATTGTACTTTTGAAAGTTCAGCATTTAATCAAGCAAGCAGTTTAAAAGCAACAATTCTTAAAGGAAGTTCAAATACCATTACTAGAGGTAATAATTATAAGCTTACATTAACTGATGGCAATGGTAAAGCTTTAAGCGGTCAAAAGTTAAGTTATGCTATCAATGGTAAAACTTATACATTGACAACAGACTCTAAAGGTTCCACCTATCTTCAAATAAACTTGAAAGCAGGCAAGTATCCTATGGTCTGTTCTTATGCTGGTTCAAAAGTTTACAAATCCGCTAAGAATTCCGTTACTTTAACTGTATTGGATAATCCTAATGCTTTCACTGTTAAGGAGATAGAAAATGCAGCTACTAATGTTAAGAATTATGTTTTAAAGAATAAAAGATTGCCTAATACTGTGAAAGTAGGTTCTAAAACTCTTAAGATATCTGAGTTTACCTATTTATCATCAAAGGCAGTATCCAATCTCAATTCTAACAATAAAAAGGATATAGTTCTTTTAAGCGGTATTTCTAATGGGGCTTCTTCTGCGTATTCATTGAAATCAACTGTTTACAAAGCTCAGTATGTGGATTTAGCAAAAAGATCAGTTTCTAATATAGAATCTAAAAAAGTACCTTCCAATTACTTGTCTGTCAAAGACGGTTCCAATAAGGCAGGAAATGCAAATTTCAATTTGTATACATTTGCATTTGCTAAGATTTTAGATTTCCATAAATCTCATAATAATTTGCCTAATTATTGTACTTTTGAAAGTTCTGTATATGCTCCTCTTAAGAAATCCACTTCCATAAAAGCTAGTTCAAACAGTGTAAATAAAGGTGATGCATATTCTGTAACATTAGTGGATAACGCAGGTAATGGTTTAGCTAATCAGAAGATTACATTTACATTATCTGGAAAAACATACACTCAAACCACTAACTCCAAAGGAGTGGCTTCCTTAAAGATTGATTTAAATCAGGGAACCTATTCAGTGGTTTCATCTTATGCAGGATCTTCCATTTATGAATCATCTAAGTTATCAAATACAGTAACTGTAAAAGATACAAATAGATTTTCCATAAGTGAAATCGAAACTGCAGCTACTAATGTGAAGAATTATGTTAACTCTCATGATGCGTTGCCTAGTACCGTTACAGTTGCAAATAAAAAATTAAGTATTTCACAATTCTCATATCTAATGACTAAAGCTGTCTATAATATTAATGCTGGTAACACAAATTATATTGCTCTTCCAACTGGAATCTCCAATTCTAATTCTGAAGGGGATTCCATGGACGCTACAGTTTATAAAGCACAATATGTTGATTTAGCAAAAAGAGTAATATCATTTGCGGAATCTAATAAGGTTCCCCCTGTTTACGCTAAGGTTTATAGTAGTTCTGGTAAATCTTTAGGTAATGCTGAATTTGATTTATATACTTATTCATTTGCTAAGATTTTAGATTTCCACAAATCTCATAAGAATTTGCCTAATTACTGTACTTTCGAAAGTTCTGTATTCAAAGGAATTACAGTTCCTCCAATTAACATCTCATCTAAAATACCTTATAATTCAAGTCAATTCAAAGCAGGTTTAAATGAGAAAAATACAGAATCAGATCTTGCCAAATATTTGGTTGGCACTGGCCAATCAGCTATTACAAGTTCAATCAGTAATTTAGCAAGTCAATTGACTAAAGGTTTAAAAACTGATGAGGCAAAAGCTCAAGCAATCTATAATTATGTCAGAGATGAAATTGATTATAGTTATTATGCAAACTCTAAACATGGTGCTTCAGGTACCTTAAGTGTGGGTTCAGGAAATTGTGTGGATCAGGCAAGTTTAGTTGTTGCATTGTGCAGAGCTTCAGGCATTGAAGCAAGATATGCTCATGCAAAAGGCTGTAGATTCTCAAGTGGTTTAGTAACCGGACACGTATGGGCTCAAATTCTCGTAAATGGTGTTTGGTATGCTGCTGATGCTACAAGTGTGAGAAATAAATTAGGTAATATCCAAAATTGGAACACTAATTCATATAGCAATTTGAATAGATATGCTGCTGTACCATTCTAG